CTTCGGAAATACCTCAGTGCAAACCCACGAGTGGCAATAACCAGGGCGATTTGTTCGGCGCGGGCGAGAGTGCGGTGCAATAAGGGAATAATGACAGGGAAAGGATTTTTACTCTTATATCCCCGAGTTTTTTGAATCAGACTGATTTGCTTGGCTTCGCTGAAAATTACCGGAATCAGGCTTAAGGTAATCGTCAACATTAACTGCCAGGTTTGGGGTAGGAAAGAAAAACTAGCAATAATTCGGCTAAGGGAAGTCGTGGTAGTGTAGTAAAAAACCAACAGGCTTAGAGTGGTGATCCTCAAAGCGGCTAAAATTGCCTGAGGCAGATGGTGTAACTGGAACAAAATAATCAGACCACTGATAAAAAGCAGGGGTTTAAGCCGGGTTAAAAGCTCTTGACGACGGGAATTAAAAAAAATGAGAATTAATAGCAGTAGTAAAAAAGCGGCTAATAAGTAAATATTTTTAAGAAAAATTACGACAAAAGTAAAAACTAGCAAGACAATCAATTTCATAAACGGGGTATTTTTACGCCTGAGTTTTTGAGCAGAGCGGTTTGAGAGAAAATTGGTTTTGTTGGGCCGAATGCTTTAATTTTTCCGGCATCAAGGATTAAAACTTGCTGGCTGTATTTTAATAGAAAATCCGTGTCGTGTTCGACGACAATGATGGTTTTGCCGCTTTGATTAAGTTTGCTCAAAATTTCATAAAGCTCGACCGAGCTACGGTAGTCCAGCATGGCGGTGGGTTCATCCAGGACAATATAGTCGGTGTTTAAAGTCAAGACACTGGCCAGGCAAATTTTTTGCTTTTGGCCAAAAGACAAGGTTTGGGGATCGCGGTTTAAATAATTAAACATGCCGACTTGATTTAAAGCTTGTTTGATTCGGCCTGAAGAATCTTTAATTTTTAAGTTTTTAAGACCAAATTCCAGTTCTTCTTTGACGGTTAAATTAAATAAGGAAAAATCAGGATTTTGAAAGACCAAACCGACAGTTTTAGCAAAAAAACTGACCGGTTTTTGACGGGTGGAAATTCCGTCAACAAAAATTTTTCCACTGAGGCGGCCGGGAATTTCATGGGGAATCAAGCCGTTAAGCAGATAAAGTAGGGTGCTTTTACCAGAGCCGTTAGTGCCGGTGATACCTAAAAATGTGCCAGCTTTAATTTCAAAAGAGAGATTTTGCAAAACCGGGGTTTGCTGATAACGGAAAGAAACTGATTGCAGTTTAATTCCGGGCATAGCGGTTCAAGCGGAAACGATAGACTAAAATCCAGGCAAAACTAACATCGATCAATAGTTGAACAGAATTAAAAGCGGCAATAACATACCACGGAATAACCTTGATAGCTGTAGCCGGAGTCATCCCGGTCCAAATAGGTAAAGCGTAATAGTAATTAAGGGGGACAACTAATAAACTGCGGATGATCAAGGCAAGAATAACCGGAAGAATTAATTTTTTAAGGGTGGAGTAATTAGTTTTTGAGTGAAGAGATAGAGTAAAGATGAGAGGTAAGGTGGCTGTAAATTTCATGGAAGCCCCTAACCAGGTGTCCGGAGAAAAAAAAGTAATAACGATGGTCCCCAAGAGAGAAACAATTAAAGAAATTTTCGTGCCGAAAAGGAAAAAAGCGGCAATCCAGGAAACGGCAACTAGATCTAACCACATCCCCCACTGGGGTGATTGATAGCCAATATGGACTAATTGAACGGCACTAGAAAAGGCGGCTAAAGCGCCGCCAAGGGCAATTTGCCGGGAGGTTAATTTCATAGCCAAAGTTTAATGTTTTCTGATAAAATATACAAGCTAAGCCGGGATGGTGAAACTGGTAGACACGCATGTATGAGGTACATGTGCCGCAAGGCTTGCAGGTTCAAATCCTGTTCCCGGCACTTAGAGGAAGATCCTCAAGGATTTTAAGGAGATCAGCTTCGTATTTTATGGCCTTGGATTTAAGCTTAGCAATAGTGGTGTAAACAATTTTTCCTTCAGTTAAACTGTTTTCTGAGTTGATAATGAGCCCTTCGTGTTTTTTGTGATTATAAAGCAAGTGGGCACATTTTTTGAGAATTTGGGGGAAGGTCAGTTGGATATTTTTGGGAAGATTGGATTTGCCGCGGGTGAGAACATGAACGGAATCAGCAAAATCCTTGCCCAGTAATTTCCGGACAATCCGGTAGATATCCGTTCCGCCGGTGTTTCTCGTATTAGATTCGTTAACGTAAACCTGGCCGTTGCGGGCGACCATCATGTCGACATCGAAGTGGCCGCGGTAGCCGGCGGCTGAGTATTTTTCGGCAATGTAATAGCCGGTATCAATAATCCTGGCGGTCAGACGGTCATTTAAAACGTTGTCGCCGATATCCAAGCCGTAATAGACGCCTTTGGGGGTGACTTTAGTTTCGCAGTAGTAGAGAAATTCAATCCGGCCGTTGCGGTGGATTTTAAATTCAACGTTGGGGAAAATTCCGGCGGAATTTAAGTTAGCGCTGATTAAATCTTCGACAACAATCGGAAAATAATCCCAATAATTATCCGAGTTCATTTTAGTAATAATGGCCCGTTCGCACTCGGAATAATCAAAAGGTAAATCCCCTTCCCTAAAAATCAGAACACCACTGCCGCCGCTGCCTTTATTGGTTTTAATAACTACGCCTTTTTCCCGGATATACCGGTCGGCGGCAATTTTGGCAGCGTCATATTTTCCAAAGCAGATGAGACCTTCAGGCATAATAAAGTCCGGTTCTTTAGCGACACTTTGCTGGGCTAGTTGGCGGATGCCGGATTTACTGCCAAAAAAGTTGACGGTCCAGGCATTAGCCGGGTCGGGCAACTCCGGAGTGATCACATTTATGCCGGATTTTTGCAGCATGGCCTTCAGGGAATACATCTGGGGCGAGGCGGCATAACTGGTCAGGATAACGTGCTGATAATTTTTGGCCCGGTTCAGAATTTTTTCGAAAGCGACGGTATCCTGTAACAAATCGTCACAAATAAGATGGGTTTTAGTCTGAGGCACAATCACTTCGGTGTTTTTATAGCCCATTAATTTTTGAGCGTATTCCTGAAAAGCGGGAGAAATCGGTTTGGGAGAGACATAAATTAAGTCAGATTCTTTGCCGCTGCCTAAGAAATAACAATCAGCGACGTCTTCACAATCGGTAATTAATTCAGTCCGCTTGGGGCGGTGAGCGACCGAGTCAATAAACAACCATTCGTCTTCGGGCATGTTGTAAACATACAAAGAGAGGTTGTTGTTTTTCCCTGACGCTGGAGGTTGCGATAATGGATCCGCGTCTTCGGTTTTTGATTTTTTTTGTTTCATTTAGTGGTGATTATAGATTATTATTATTTTGGCGAATGTCAATAGTGTTAATCATGATAAAATATAGTAAAATGATGACCGCTTAGCTCAGTTGGCAGAGCGTTGCGTTTACATCGCAAATGTCGCAGGTTCGAGCCCTGCAGCGGTCACCTCGCTTTCGCTCAGTGCGGGGCACTCTGTTTCGCTCGGTTGCAGGCACAAAATGAAATTGAAACAAAATTCGGATTTAGCTGAGTTAATCGGAATGATCCTGGGTGACGGTAATTTAGGGAATTATCCGAAGTGTCAATATTTAAGAATTTACTGTAATTTAAAAGAAATTCAATATGCTAAAGAAATAAAAAAAATTATTGAAAAGGTTTTTGGGAAAAAATCTTATTGCTATAAAAGACCTTCAGAGGGAGTTTTGTATCTGGAAATTTCCCTTAAAAATTTAGATAAGCTTTTAAGCTTGCCGGTTGGAGATAAAATAATAAATAAACCCAGAGTTCCGTTATGGATATTTACCAGGGAAAAATACATTACTTCCTGTCTTAGAGGATTATTTGATACTGATGGTTGTTGTTATTTAACCGGAGGAAAATACAGAGTAGTAAATTACACCAATAAAAATACCCTTTTGTTAAAAGATATTTACAAAATGTTAAAACTACTTAAATTTAATCCGTTTAAACGAGGGAACAGAAATATCGAATTAGGAAGACAACAGGAAATTAAAATTTTTTTTAGTATAATAAGACCAAAGAACATTAAACACTATCGACATAATGTTTAATGGCAGGGTAGCCAACTTGGTGACGGCGGGCGTCTGAAAAACGTCAGATATAGGTTCAATTCCTATCCCTGCCACCTCGCGTAGCTCGGTGCGAGCACTTCGTTACACTCAGTGGAGCCACACTAAATGAAGTATTTTGTTTACATTGTGCAATGCAGGGATGGATCGTTTTATACAGGCAGTACCGCTAATATTGAAAAAAGAATTTGGGAACATAATCTTGGAAAGAGAGGGGCGAAATCAATCAGAGGTAAACGACCGGTCCAGTTGGTTTATAAAGAAATTTTCAACTCCAGAATTAAAGCTTTAAAGCGAGAGGCAGAGATTAAAAGTTGGACTAGAAAAAAGAAAGAAAATTTGGTAAAATACAGAAGTGCGCTTGCGCTGAACGCAGTGAAGCGGTGGTAGTTCAGTTGGTAGAACGCCTGCTTGCCAAGTAGGAGGTCGCGGGTTCGAATCCCGTCCGCCGCTCAACTTGAGGTAGGGATTGACCTTCAACGAGAAGGTCGCGGGTTCGAGTCCCGTTTCCCGCTCTAATTTGTTAACAGAAGATAAAGAATTTGGGAGAAGTTTAAGACTGTGAAGAGGAATATAAACCGATAAATTTTAATATTTTTTGATAAAAACCAGGCAAGACCGAGCATAAAATATGGGGTTAAGCTTAAAAACATTCTGGCTCCAAAACTAGCTCCACCCCACCAGCCATGCCAGGAACTAATAATGTAGGTTTGTAAAATAAACAGAGTGAGGCCGACTTTAGCCCAGACAGATTGTTTAAATTTTTTTAATAAACCAATGACTGCCAGAATAAATAAAGGTGAGTAATAAAATAAACCGTTGTTGTTACTGATTAAGACGGATAAAATTTGCGGCCTTAACCAATAAAAGGTTTCCTGATTCAGACTATAAGGATTGGCAATCTTGCCTAAAAGAAGCTGCCAAACTATTAATTGAGGAGAAAAGCCAATAATTATGCCTAATAGATAGGTAAAAATGTGAGAGAAGCGGGATTGGTTATAAAGATAAATCAGCAGCGGCAGACAAAAGATAATATCCTGAAGACGGATCATAGCCAGCAAGCCGGTTAATAAACCCAAAATAATGACTGAAGACTGATTGAGAGAATGTTTCCAGCGAAACCATAAATAAAAGATCAATGAGGAAATAAAAATACCGGCGGAGTGAGAGTTGATCGGATCAACGGCGCTATAAAAGAAAATATTGGTAGCTAAAAATAAGCTCAGCCAGCTGATTAAAGCTTTTTTTGGGGAAGTGATTTTAGCGACGGTCAGGTAACTTAAGTACAGACCAAGCTGAGCATAAAAAACACAACCTAATCCAACCAAGATTCGGTAAAGATGCTGGTAACCATCCGGATTAGGGGCAGGATTGAGGAAATGTGCGAGTAAGAACCAAGGAGTCCAGAGCAGGGGGGCGCCGATAGTGTATTTATTAAAAAGTTTGCCGGCAGAAGTTTGGTTTGATTCAAAAAAGAAGGGGTGAGTTTGACTTTCGTTGCTAAAGTCCAGGTCGTGATCAATGATAGCGGAGCGGGTGTAGACATAGTAATAACGGCCGTCTCCCCAGACAGCATTACCGACAATATAATAATGAGCCAAAAAAATAACTGAAGCGAAAACAAACAGCAGCCAGAAAAGTCGGGACATAGGTTTTAGTTTATAATAAACCATGATGATATTAACTCAAAGCTACTGGCGGGATGAGGCGTTTACGGTGATGCAGGCAGGGGAAAGTTTAAAAGAATTGTTTCATTTGATCAAATGGGATTCCAGTCCCCCGCTCTACTACCTAATTCTGCATGGTTGGATTAAGGTTTTCGGAGAGGGAGAAGCGGTAACGCGGAGCTTATCGTTAATTTTCCATTTGCTGACAGTGATGGTAGTTGGTTTGATTTTGAAAGAGTTAACGAAGAATAAAATTGTCGGATTTTTAGGAGCGATAGCAGTATTATTAAACCCGTTTTTAGTTGGTTATGCTTTTGAGGCCCGGCCCTATGCTTTATTGGTATTGTGTTTAGCTCTGGCGGTCTGGCTGGATTTAAAAAAACGATCAATCTTGACCGGAATAATGCTGGGGTTGATGGTTTTGACGCATAATTACGGTCTATTTTTTCTTGCCAGCTGGGGTTTGTATTGGTTTTATCGGAAAAAACCGATTAAAGTTTTGGCTATTTCCCTAATGGCTTGGTTGGTGTGGCTGCCGATTTTCTGGATGCAGTTCAAAAGAGTGGTGAATGAAACCTGGATTCAGCCAATGGGGTGGTTGTTTTTGACGGTCAGTTTGCAGATATTTTTCTTAGGTTACGGCCAGATAAAAATTTTAGACTTAGCTTGTCAGTTGGCCATAATTTTACTGGTAGTGGCTTTGGCAGGCCAGTTAAATAAAAAAACTTCTTTGATATTTTGGTTATGGCTGGGGCCAATGTTAATGGCAGCCTTGTTTTCTAAATTGGTGACGCCGATTTATAACGAGCGCTATTTAATTGCTGGGATTCCGATGCTGATTATCTGGATTAGTGAAGGGCTGAATCAG
Above is a window of Candidatus Beckwithbacteria bacterium DNA encoding:
- a CDS encoding GIY-YIG nuclease family protein, encoding MKYFVYIVQCRDGSFYTGSTANIEKRIWEHNLGKRGAKSIRGKRPVQLVYKEIFNSRIKALKREAEIKSWTRKKKENLVKYRSALALNAVKRW
- a CDS encoding ABC transporter ATP-binding protein, whose product is MPGIKLQSVSFRYQQTPVLQNLSFEIKAGTFLGITGTNGSGKSTLLYLLNGLIPHEIPGRLSGKIFVDGISTRQKPVSFFAKTVGLVFQNPDFSLFNLTVKEELEFGLKNLKIKDSSGRIKQALNQVGMFNYLNRDPQTLSFGQKQKICLASVLTLNTDYIVLDEPTAMLDYRSSVELYEILSKLNQSGKTIIVVEHDTDFLLKYSQQVLILDAGKIKAFGPTKPIFSQTALLKNSGVKIPRL
- a CDS encoding glycosyltransferase family 39 protein, whose translation is MMILTQSYWRDEAFTVMQAGESLKELFHLIKWDSSPPLYYLILHGWIKVFGEGEAVTRSLSLIFHLLTVMVVGLILKELTKNKIVGFLGAIAVLLNPFLVGYAFEARPYALLVLCLALAVWLDLKKRSILTGIMLGLMVLTHNYGLFFLASWGLYWFYRKKPIKVLAISLMAWLVWLPIFWMQFKRVVNETWIQPMGWLFLTVSLQIFFLGYGQIKILDLACQLAIILLVVALAGQLNKKTSLIFWLWLGPMLMAALFSKLVTPIYNERYLIAGIPMLIIWISEGLNQRKKLWAGLLVVAYLIINGWGVWQLLNKETKPRIREAVAQVMTKIKPGEVIIADSELNFLEVKYYSQKINKEIPVWVHYEKNKNELPYYLGSPFYKEVVFTKEIPVNQPAWVIRTDGSFSEAGI